Part of the Hyalangium ruber genome, GGAGGTCTTCTCCTTCACCCGGCCGATGAACCAGGAGCGGATGGTGTCGCGGCACTTGTAGTCGAAGTCCCCTGGGCTCTGGGTGGCGAGCATCAGGCCGAGGCCCGCCGAGCGCGCCCGCTTGAGCAGACTCTCCATCGGCTGCTTGGTGGCGGGCTGCCGCATTGCCGGCAGGTACATGTCCGCCTCATCGAAGAGGAGGACCGCTTGCAGCTCGGTGGAGGGGTTGCGGTTGAGCCAGCGTGTCACCTCGATGAGCAGCTGGGAGACCCAGAAGAGGACGTTGTTCGTGTCTCCGAGGAAGCGGGTGCTGATGATGCTCAGGCGCGTCCGGCCTGGCTTCGCGTGGGCGCCCCGGCCCAGCAGCACATCCATGTCGAGCTTCTCGGATCCACTGCTCAGCAACGACTCGGTATCGATGCGGAGCCGGTCCAGGTCTTCCGCCAGCTTGTCGAACAGCTTCGTGTCCAACCGGCCCGCGGCACTGACGAGCCGAGGATCCTTGTCAGCGATGAAGTCGCTGAGCCGCTTCAAGGTGACGCCCTCCGGGGAGAGCTGGACGAACTGGTCGATGGCCTGGCTCAGCAGCGTGCGGCAGGACTTGTCGCGTGGGCTCTGTCGGTAGTCCAGCATGCCCGCCAGCGCGTCCGCCGCGTGGCGTGTCGCCTGCTGCCGATCGAAGGCTGGGAGCTGGGCGAGCCCGTCCGGCACGATGGGAATTGCGAGCGGGCGCCCCTGCGGGTGGCCTGGCGTGAAGAGGGCCACATCCAGGCACTTCCTCAGCCGGGCCTGACGCTCAGCGCGCTCTTTTCCGTCGACGTCGCGCGTCCAGAACGCTTCCGCCGCGTAGCCGGCGAGGTCACCCTTGCGGTCGACGAGAATGACCGGGATGCCCTGGAGCAGGAGCTGCTCCACGAGGTTCAACGCCACCGTCGTCTTGCCACTGCCGGAGCCCCCCAGGAACGCCGCGTGCCGGGTGAGCTCATTGGGCTGCAGGATGACCTCCTCCTTCAGGAGGCTGTCCATGACTCCGGCGCGGATGGGCACCCGAGGCTTGGGAGGCGCCGAGGGAGCCTGCTCGCTGGCCACACGTGGCGCCGCGGCCACGGGAGCAGGGGGCGGGGGCGCGAGAGGCACCACGGGCTTGGGTGGAACGGGCTTGCTCGCCGCAGCCTCCGGCGGAGGCGTGCGCACGGGTGCCTGGGGCGCCGAGGCCGTGGAGCCCAGGTGATCCAGGTCCAGGATGTCGCGCACCGGCTTGAGCTGGGTAAGGGGCTGGACCGACCGGAGCCAGGCGGCAAACTCGGGATGGGACTCGTGCTTCTTGCGGAACTCGCGCAGCGCCAGGATGACGCGGCTGTCGCTGTCCTCCAGCACCGCGCTGCGTCCCCCCTTGGCGATGAGCTTCCCCAGCTCCATTGCCGCGCTGGAAGTCGGGCTGTTGGGGAACGAGCTGGTGCGCACCACGACGGGTGTCTGCCCCCGGGCGGCCTTGCGCGCCTGTTCAAGTTGCCGCAAGAGCGCTCCGCGTCCCGAGCCCTTGTTGCAGAAAGCCACCCGCAGCCGCTCCTGGCCCGGGGACATCCCCACGTGGATGACCTCGCCCTCGGCCTGGGCGTCGAAGCGGTGGCCCGTCGTCAGCTCCTCCGAGGCAGCGCGAAGAGCCCAGACGAGCAGCGTGGCCAGCTCTGCATCCTCCTCGGGCGGCGCCTCGGCATGTGCGGACCGGAAGTCGTTCCACGCCTGGTCCAGCGCCAGGGCCTTCGGCTCGGGGGGAGGCGGCGCGCTCTCCACCTTGCCGCTGTCCAGCGGGAAGCGATCGGGCACCGTACCGTCGCGGATGGCGCGCTCGCGCCAGACTCGGCACGTCTCGAGCACGTCCCGGGCGCGCATGCCGGCCAGCGCCTCGAACCCTTCGTGGGGGAAGGGGAAGGTGGGCTCCGCATGATCAAAGGGCGCGTCTTTCAGCTCATAGAGGTGTTCCAGCCGGCGCTCGGCGATACGCCGGGCTTCGTCGGCCGTGCGCAAGGCCTCCAGCTTGACGAAGGGCGGATCCTTCTCGATGCGGTCACGCAGCGACTGCGTGAGCTGATTGCTCAACCCGCTCCAGAAGTTGTGCAGGCAGCTGACGACGATGATCGACGAGGGCACGCGGTCGGCCAGGGCGCAGAGCGTGGTCATCACCCGGCGGATGTGCGGCACCTGCTGGGTGTTCTCGAAGTCGTTCAGGCCCTCCATCTGGTCCACGAACAGCACGAGCGAGTGGCCCAGCGCCGCGATGAGCCGCCCCAGGTGCTCCACCATCTCCAGGGGCTCGTGGTCATGGATGCGAGGCACCAACCCACCGAGCCACTTGCGGTCACTGTCCGAGAGGTTCTCGCACCGCAGGTACTTGAGCACGCGTCCCTTGAGGCGCGGGTCATCGCGCTGGAGGAAGAGCAGCGCGCGCATCAAGTCCAGGTCGACCTTCTCGAAAACGGACTGACTCTTGAGTTCGTCGGCGGCGACCTCCACGAGGTTGGGGATCTCCTCGGCATCCGCCTCCGGATGCGCCAGCAGGGAGGTTACGTCGGCCACCTTGCCGCACTTGGCCAGCAGCGCGTCGGAGATCTTCTCCAGCCCGGAGTGGGCCTCGCCGGGCTCGAGGTAGGGCTGGTCCAGCGAGGTGATGAGGTTGCTGAGGATGTAACGGCCGTAGTTGGACGAAGCCGTCGTCATCTGCATGTAGCCCACGAAGCCAAGCGAGCGCTCGTGGGCCTCGGAGCGGAAGGCCCGCAGCAGATGCGTCTTGCCGCAGCCGGAGTCTCCGAGCAGCAGCAGGATCCGTCCCGAGTCCGGGCCTGGCGGGGTCGTCGCACGCAGCAACAGGCGCTCGAAGGCCGCACGGGCCTCCTGATGCACCGTCTCCACATCGAAGGGATCCTGCTTCCGAACGTCGGGCTGGTGCTGAACGGAGTGGAAGACCTCCGTATCCGAGAGGAAGGCGGCGAGGCGGGGATCGATCTGGGTCGTCAAGGGCTGCCCCCGAGGGAAGGGCGAGGGATTGACTGCGGCTACAGGGCGATGAAGTGAAAGGTGGCGCCGAGGTGCTGGATCTCCGAGGCGGACACATCCGCGGGGTCCATCAGCTCCACCATGTCCGCGCGGCTCAGGGACAGCAGGCGCTTCTGGTTGGCCTCGATGAGGCGGCGCTTGAAGGACTGCTCATCCAAGCCCTGCCCCTGCATGGCACGCCAGACGTGGGAGATGAAAACCCGGTCGTCTCCGAAGCGCCCGCTCGTCGCGGTGCGAGCCGCCTGCAGGACCCGCCCGGCGAAGTCGTGCAGGACATCCTGAACGGGCTGAACGGGCGCGGGAGCCGACTCGGCGGGCGTGGACTCCACGGCCGGAAAGGCCCACGCGCGCAGGGCCGCCAGGCGCAGGCTGTCCGTGTCCGTGCGCCGAGCCCCCACGCTCCGGGCGGCCAACTGCTGCAGGGCCTGCGCGGGAGCCACCTCGCGCGAGGCTTGCAGCGCCCGGCCGAGCAACACCGCCTGCACTGCGGCCAGGGTGAATGGCTTGTCGGTCTCCACCCCCAGCTGTCGCCAGCACAGCGCATCCCGAACCTGCGCGAGGCTCTGGGGACTGGAGGCCGAAAGCCCGAGCTGCTTCTGCACGAGCACCGCGCGCATGCCGTCGGCACGACCCAACCGGGACAGGTTCGCCGAGGAAGGTGGCAGCCCCAGCGCCAGCGCCACCAGATGCACGCGCTTGAGCTGCTTCCAGCTCGTACCCTTGGCCAGGCGCTCCACCCCGAGCGCCGCGAGCCCTCGGGTGCGCCCCTCCGGGGTAACGGTGAGGCCCTTGCGCGCGTTCTGCAGTACGAGGCCCCCTTGCTCGAGCCGGGTCAGCGCCTCCTCGAGCCGGGTGCTCCACTCACCGCTGCTCCAGCGGTGCTCTGCGAAGGGCTTCAACGCGCGCGACAAATCGCTCCGGGCCCCCTTCCCCTCGGCGCGCGTCAGCAACCACGCCAGCGCCAGCTCCCCGATACGCGAAACGTCATCCCCCACCATCTGCATCCTCCCCAAGAGGCGGTGGCACTCTCGCCAGGTCGCGCCTCCGTGAGACTACCTGACGGAGCGTATCTCGAATCTCCCGCCACCGGGCTACTACATCGTCGGCGAGGAACCGGAGAACCAGGTAACCGTGGAGTTGCAATTCCAGGTCCTTGCGTCGGTCCCGCCGGTAGGCCTCGGGCCCCCGGAAGTGATAGTAGCCGTCGATCTCGATGGCCACACGCAGCAGGTCGGACAGGAAGTCTACCTCTACAGGCCGATTGTGGATTCTGAACTTCGCGCGCTTGTTGAGTTCGAAGAGCCCGTGAGTGTCCGGAAATTCATCGAGCATCATCCGCAGGAATCGCTCGGCTTCGCTTCGCGCTCCATCCGCCTCGGCGGGATTCGAAGCGGCGGCTTCGCGCCCCCGGGCCGCCTTGGCGAACTGGGCGAGCAACTCCTCCGAGACGCCATCCTCCGCCAGCCCGGACAGGGAGTCGGAGAGGGTGTCGGCGTGCCGAACCCCATGCGCCTCCAGCCGCCTCCGGAGCTCGACGGGTGAAGGTGCCTCCAGCCCGATGAGCCCCTCCCGCACCATGGCATGCGCCTGGGTTTCACTGCTCCCCAGGAAGCTGTCGACGGCCGGGCGCTCCGTGTTGAGCGCCAGGGGCAGCAGGGGCACGGCGTCACACAGTCGTGCCGCCGTCCGCGCGGCGCGCGCGAACCAGGTTGGCTCCACTCCGGTGAGCAGGAGCGCCGGGGCCGTGCCCGCGGGGACGAGTGTATGCAGTGCCGCGAGGACACGAGCAGGCTCCCCATTACAGGCGGCCAATACCGCGCTGAAGAGAAGTCCCCCGGCGTGCCCGGTCGAAAGCTGGAGGAGGACCTTGCACACCGCCGTGGCATCACCGTCTGGAGCCAGGGGGAGGAACTCCTGGAGAACGACGTCGCGCTCGTAAGTCGTCCTTCCCTCCAGTCGTGTCCGCAGCTCACCCGGGGCCAGGCCCACGCACGCTCCCAGGAAGTCCGCCGCGTCGGCCCGGACGTTCCTCTCGCGGACCAGGGTCTCCACCCACGCACGAACCACTTCCACTTCCACCTCCGCCACCACGGTGCAGAGCAGCCGGCGGCGCGGCTCGAGCCAGCGGCGCAGCAAGGTCATGGCATGTCCCGAGCGGCCCACGAGCACGGTGAGCGTGGGGATGCCCTGCTCCTCCCTCCGGCGCTGGTGCCGCTCCAGGGCCTGCTGGACGAAGGCGTCACTCCGAGGCTCGAGGGCAACCAGGGACACGGGACAAGCCTCCTCGGCGGAGCGCCAGAAGTCCGGAGTATCTTATCTGCGGGCGGTGGTGCCCTTCGGCGTACGTCCCCGGGTGAGGTGCGTCACCGCCTCGCCCAGGCCCTCGAGGGTGAGGGGGAACATGGAGAAGACCCGGGCGATGGCCGCGATGGTCGAGCCGGCCCAGATGCGCGGCGACTCCGGGTTGAGCCACGCGCTGCGCTCGAAGTGCTGGGAGAGCTGCATCAACCAGACGAGCCCCTCCACGCCATCCTGCGAGTAGTTGCCGTTGGCATCCGTGCGGATGCCCAGCTCATAGGGCGCCATGTACGCATCGCCCACGATGACCAGCTTGTGGTGCCGCCCCACCTGGCCGATGAGGTCCGGCACCGTGATTCCGCCCGTGAGCTGCGGGGTGGCGTACAGCTTCCCGTACACGCAGTTGTGGAAGTAGTAGGTGCGCAGCTCCTTGAAGTGCGTGGCCCGGCTCGCCGCGCTGAACAGCCGGCTCACCAGCGCCGCGTACGGGTCCATCGAGCCGCCCGAGTCCATCAGCAGCACCACGCGCGTGTTGGGCCGGCGCTGTGGCCGCGTCACCACCTCCAGCTCTCCCGCGTTCTTCGCCGTGGCGCTGATGCTCTCGTCCACGTCCAGCTCGTCCGCCACGCCCTCACGCGCGAAGGCGCGCAGCTTGCGCAGCGCCACCTCCAGCTGCCGCGTGTCCAGCACGATGTCGTCCCGATAGCCCTGGTACTTGCGCTCTCCGGCCTGCATCAGCGCCGTGCCCTGCCGGCCTCCGGTGCCTCCCACGCGGATGCCCTGCTGCGGCGCGCCTCCGTTGCCGAAGGGCGAGGTGCCCCCGGTGCCGATCCACCGGTTGCCTCCGTCATGCCGCTCGCGCTGCTCGCGCAGCCGCTCCTCGAAGAGCTGCCGCAGGGCTTCGACGTCCAGCGAGTTGAGCAGCGCCTGCTCCTCGGGGGTGAGCTCCTTGCGCTCACGCGCGTCCTTGAGCCAGTCCATCAGCTCGCGCGTCAGCTCCAGCCCCGCCGACTCCATGCCCTTGAAGTGCGCCAGGAAGGCCTGATCAAAGGCGTCCAGCTGCGTCTCCGAATGCACCAGCAGCGCCCGCGCCACGTGGTAGAAGCCATCCAGGCTGCTGTCGTGCAGGCCCGCCTTCAGCGCGCCCGCCAGCGCCAGCGCCTCCTGCGCGCCCACCGGCACCCCGCGCTTGCGCAGCTCATAGAGGAAGGGCAGGAACATGGCGCTCGCCTCCTCTTAAGCCCGCGTCCGCCGACCGCGCCCGAACGCCTCCGACACGGCGATGAGGTCCTGCTCCTTCTTCAGCAGCGCGCCGAGGAACGGCAGGTTCTCATCCAGCTTGAAGCTCTGCACGCCGCTGGCCTTGAGCACGGCGATCCAGTCGATGAGCTCGCTGGTGGAGGGGCGCTTGCGCAGCCGGGTGAAGCCGCGCAGCTCGTAGAAGATCTTCAGCGCCTGCTCCGCCAGCGCCTCTTCCAGCCCCGGATGGTGGACCCCGACGATGCGGCGCATCAGCTCCGTGTCCGGGAAGTCGATGAAGTGGAAGACGCACCGGCGCAGGAACGCATCCGGCAGCTCCTTCTCGTTGTTGCTGGTGATGATGACCACCGGGCGGTGCGCGGCCACCACCTCGTCGTTCGTCTCCGTGATGCGGAAGCGCATCCGATCCAGCTCGTGGAGCAGGTCGTTGGGGAACTCGAGGTCCGCCTTGTCCACCTCGTCGATGAGCAGCACCACGCGCTCGGGGGAGGAGAACGCCTCGCCCAGGGGCCCCAGGCGGATGTAGCGGCGGATGTCCTTCACGTCCCCGTCGCCGAAGCGCGAGTCATACAGGCGCTGCACGGTGTCGTAGACGTAGAGCCCGTCCTGGGCGCGCGTGGTGCTCTTCACGTGCCAGGGGATGAGCCGCAGGCCCAGCGCTTCGGAGATGGCCTCGGCCAGCAGCGTCTTGCCGGTGCCCGGCTCGCCTTTCACCAGCAGCGGGCGCTGGAGCACCAACGCGCAGTTGACGGCGGCCTGGAGGCCTTCGCTGGACAGGTACTTCTCGGTTCCACGGAATCGGGAGGTGGGCGTCATGGAGGTTACTCCCTCCTTTAACACCCTCGGCCCTTCCGTGCGCTCCGCACTGCCTCCCCTGGCAGGCCGGCCCTCGGCCCTGTTGGCAAGGCCGGCTCCAAGCCTGCCCGGGGATGCCAGGCCCCCCGCCCGTGGGTGAAGGGGCCCGGCTCCGCGACGAGGCTTAGTCCCCGCCGCTGTTGTCGTAGACGGTCAGGTTGTCGGTGCTGATCTTGCGACCGACGAAGCGCAGCGTGACGTTGCAGCTCGGGATGCCGCCGCAGTCGGCGCCCGCACAGGCCGAGCTCAGCGCCAGCGAACCCTCGAGGGTCTTGCCCAGCTTCTCGATCGTGTAGGTGGCCGAGGTGGTGTAGATCTCGGTGGTCGACTCGCGACGGGTGCGCGTGGTGGTGAAGACGGTGTTGTCCTCGACCTTGCCGCCCTGGATGGCCTCGCCGCCGATGGAGATGTCCTCGGCCTGGCCCAGGCTGTAGTCGATGTTACCGGGCTCCAGGTACTGCACGTCGTCGATGCCGTCCCAGATCACCCACTGCTCTTCGTCCACCATGTTGGTGGTCTCGTCCGGGTTGGTGGTGGGGACCTGGCCCGCGCGGAAGCAAGCAGCGGTGTTCGCGAGCGTCACCCGCTCCATGGCCACGCGATAGATGGACGGCTGGCTACCACCGCAACCCAGAAGACCACTGACCGCCACAACGGCTACTGCCAACTTGATGGAACGCATTCCTGGACTCCTCATGAATGAAAGGGCGACTGGCGCCCGTCCCCCCCACGGCCGGCCCGCGAGGCGGGTGCTTGGCGCCGAGGCTGGGGGCCCCGGGCGGCTGCCGAGTATCAGGTAGCGCACAGATCAAGCAAGCAAAGAGCCGCCCGCTTTCTCGTACCACCTTGGAGGTAGTGAGCAGGCGCCCTGCCTGGAGAGCAACCGGGCGACCTGGGCCTCCCACCCGTGGCGGCGGCCCGTTACCCATCACCCCGAAGCAGCAGCGTGGGTAATCTCACCAGGGTTCACTGTCTCTCGGTTCCGGGTGTATGGCTGACACACCTTTACGCATCGTGAGCTACAACGTCCGATACTTCGGCCACGCGCTGCGTGGGCTGGCGAGTACGGTCGGTCCCAAGCGCCGGGTCTCCTTGGCGATCTCCTCGTTGGAGCCGTTGCCGGACATCGTCTGCCTGCAAGAGGTGGAGACGAGCTCGTTCCGCAGCTCCATCGCGCACCGCCCCCAGCACGCGGGCGAGACCCAGCTCCAGGCCTTCATGGGCCGCATGGAGGAGATCTTCGGGGCGCAAGGGCGGGAGATGCCCTACGACGCCTTCTACTTCCGCGCCCACCACTACAAGCTGGGCGACTTCTCGCTCTACACCACGGGCCTGGCCATGCTGGTCAACCGCAGGACGCTGCGGGTGGACCGGCACAACGTGGAGGCCCCCGCTCAGATTACCTACCACCACGTGCAGCGGCTGAAGGAGCGCAAGCAGAGCCGCATCTGCGCGCACATGCGGCTGGTGCGCGCCGACAACGAGCGCGCCTTCCATGTCTTCAACACCCACCTGAGCCTGCCCACCCCCTTCGCCCGCGAGTTCTGGGCCACCAAGGACAAGATGGGCCGGGGCGTCAACCAGCTCCACGAGGCGCGCACCCTGGTGAACCTGCTGCATGAGCACGCCCAGGGCGAGCCCTTCATCGTCGGCGGGGACTTCAACTCGCCGCCCGCCTCGCCCGTGTTCCATTACCTGTGTGACGAGGCCCACCTCACCAGCGCCCAGGTCGCCGTGGGGCAGATAGACCCGTCGGCCACTCGAGGCTTCCCCACCGCGGGTTTCATGCACATGCGCATGCACCTGGACCACCTCTTCTCCAACGGGGGGGTGCGCTGGCTCGACATGGAGGAGACGCGGCCGTTCGGGGACCTCTCCAGCCGCTTCCACGGGCTGTCGGACCACATGCCGCTCATCGCCCGCTTCGAGCTGGCGAGCTGAGCGGCCGCTTCAGGCCAGCGTCTTCTCCAGCTCGGCCCAGGCCTCGAGCAGCTCGCGCGTCTTGCGCTCGGCCAGCTCCTGGAACTCGGGCGCCATGTGCGCCACCTTGTCCGGGTGGTAGCGCGTCACCAGCGCCCGGAAGGCCCGCTTCGCCTCCTCCTTGGGCGTCCCGGGTGCGATGCCCAGCACCTGCCAGGGGTCCCTGCCCGTGGGCTGCGGCGGCGGAGGTGGCGGCTCGGCCTGGGCGCGCGTTCCACGAGGAGGCGTCGGATCCCCGGGGCCAGCGCGCGCGCCCGAGGGAGCCGCCTGGCGACGCGGGCCGGGCTTGCGCGCGGGGTCCGGCGCGGGAATGCGCGAGGAGAGCTGGCTGAGGGCCTCCTGCAAGTACCAGAGGTCCTCCCGCGGCACGCCCCGCTTGCGCAGCACGGCGCGCGGGCGGCCGCCCTCGAGCAGCAGGAAGCCGCTCGAGGCCGCATAGGCCTCCTGCTTGCTGCGCGGGTAGAGCCGCTCGCCCAGGTCTCCGAGCGGGTCCCTCCACATCCCCTCCACGGTGCCCTCGTCCGCCACGAGCACCTGCGTGAGCGTGTGGCCGAAGCTGGCCTCCAGGGTGTCGAAGGGCTCGCGCTCCTCGGGCGGGCGCATGCTCGGGCCGTGACGCACCCCCGTCACCAGCAACGGCCCTCGCGTCCCGTCCACCAGGGCGAAGAGCTTGTCGCGCACCTGCCTGTCGGAGAAGAAGAGGACGTGTACCACGGGCCGGAAGACTACGCGCTCACGTGGCCTGTTGTGCAGCTTCCGTCACGGGCATGGGTCCGCCTGCCCGTTCGCGACCCGGGCGTCCCTGGGTCGCCTCCCCTGCCCTCGCGTCGGAGTCACATCCCCCCTCACCGTACCTACCTCTATAAGGAGAGGAGGGGATGCGTGCCCTCCCCGGGCGGCCCAATCCCTGTGTTCCACCCGAGGAGCCTCGCACCTGCCAGGGAGGCCTGACGGTGACACCCGCGGACGGCGGCGAGTTCAAGCTCCTGATCGAGGCCATGGCCGACCCTCTGGTCGCATGCGATGGGGAAGAGCGCATCGTCCACCTCACCCAGTCCGCCGAGCGGCTGCTCGGCTGGAGCCGCGAAGAGCTGCGCGGTCAGCCCTTCAACCGGCTCGTTCCGACGCGCCTGCACACCGTGGATGGGCGCTCCCTGTTGCGCTACCTGCTGGATCGCCGCTGCTCCGATGGAGGCTGCCCCATCCTGCTACCGCTCCAGCGCCGCGAGGGGGAGGAGCTCATGCTGGAGGTGACCGCGGGCAGCGCCCGTGCGGGCGAGTCCGAGCGCGTCGTCCTGTCCCTGCGCCGCATCCCCGAGGCCCCCGACTTCCGCCGCACGGCCCTGGAGCAGGATACGTCCATCCGCCTCTGGCAGTACGGGCATGCAGGGGAAGCACACGCGCCCGCCGTCGCCGAGCGGCTCTACCAGGTCATCGTCGAGAACGCGCCGCTGGGGATCTTCCACTTCGATCGCACCCCCATCGTCACCGCGTGCAACGACTACTTCGTGCGCATCATCGGCTCGTCCAAGCGGCTCATCCTGGGGCTCAACCTGCTCACCCTGCGTGACGAGCGCATCATGCGCTGCATCCGCGCCACGCTCACTGGCAAGCACACCCGCTTCGAGGGGGAATACCACTCCATCACCGCCAAGAAGGTGACGCCGGTGCGCACCCTCTTCGCGCCCTGCTACGACGAGCACGGCGAGGTTTCCGGAGGCGTGGGCATCATCGAGGACATCACCTGGCAGCGGCGCATGGAGCAGGAGCGCGCCACCCGCGAGGCCCAGGTGAACACGCTGCTGGACACCGCGCCCATCGGCCTGGCGTTCCTGGACATGGAGCTGCGCTACGTGCGCATCAATGACGTGCTGGCCCGCTTCAATGGCCACCCGCCCGAGGCTCACCTCGGCCGCCGACCCCGGGAGGTGCTGGGCCCTCCGGGCGCCCTCCTGGAGCAGCGCCTGCAACGGGTGCTGGAGTCCGGAGTGCCCATCGAGAAGGTGGAGCTGAGCAGCAGCGCCGACTTCGGCTTCCCCGGCCCTGAGCGCTTCTGGGCGAGCAGCCTCTACCCGGTGCGCACCCCTGACGGCCGCGTGTTGGGCCTGGGGGCCGTGGTGGAGGACATCACCGAGCGCCGGCACGCCGAGGAGGAGCGCACCCGTCTGTACCGCGAGGCCCAGGAGGCCGTGCGCGTGCGCGACGACTTCCTCACCATCGCCTCCCATGAGCTGAAGACGCCGCTCACCCCGCTGGCGCTGCGCCTGGCTGGCCTCGAGCGCCGGTTGGACCGGGGCGAGCAGGTGGACCCCTCCAGCCTGCGCCACGCGCGCCAGCACCTGCTGCGCCTCACCGCGCTCATCAATGACTTGCTGGATGCCTCGCGCATCGAGTCCGGGCGCCTGGCGCTCCACCCCCAGCCCACCCGGCTGGACACCCTGGTCGAGCACGTCATCCACGTGACGGAGGGCACCCACGACGCCGAGCACCGCATCGAGTTCCAGCCTCCCGCCGCTCCCGCTCAGGTGCTCGGGGACCCCTACCGGTTGGAGCAGGTCATCGCCAACCTGCTGGAGAACGCGCTGAAGTACAGCCCCGACGGCGGCACCATCCACGTGGCCCTGGAGCCGCGCGGCGAGCTGGTGCTGCTCACCGTGCGGGATCCGGGCATCGGCATTCCCCCCGACCAGCAGGAGCGCCTCTTCGAGCGCTACTTCCGAGCGCGCAACGTCTCCACCCACTCCTACGGCGGGCTGGGGCTGGGGCTCTACATCTGCCGCGACATCGTCGAGCGCCACGGTGGCAGCATCTGGGTGGAGAGCGAGGTGGGCCGCGGCTCCACATTCTATGTGGCCCTTCCGACACTGCCGGCGACCCCGGTGGCGCCCCCTCACCTGCCCGAGCGCCACGTCCACTGAAACTCTTGCAGGGCGCTCTGCAAAAAAGACAGGCCCTGTGTCCACCGGTGCTCACTTCAAGGGGGCAACCGCTCGTAAAACGCGGCTCCCAGCGCTGGCACGCGGAGTGCTTAAGAGTCCGGTGGGAGGAAGGACTTCAAGGATGGACTCCATGACGACTGATAGCCCCACGATGACGCGCGAGAAGGATGGCTGGCTCATTCGGGTGAAGATGGGCGGCCGCATCCAGGAAGTACGCTGCACGAGCGAGAGCCAGGCGCGCTACTTCACGGCGATGCTGACGCTCAACCCGCTCAAGCCCACGCGCTTCCGCAACTGATTCTTTCTGGGCCACGGCGCTCGAGCGTCCGTGGCCCTTGTCGTGTCCAGGCGCCTCAGCCCGGCTGGCGAAGCTGGGCCTCTTGGAGGTACGCGCGCTCCAGGGCCGAGGCGCCCTGAAGGCCGGCAAGCTGCCCGAGCGTGCGCAGCAGCCCCGACTCCAGCTCCACGTCATTCACCTGTCTCGCCCAGGCCAGCGCGCGCTGGGTGTGCTCGCGGGCCTCGGGCCACCGTCGCTCGGCGGCGTACAGCTCGGCCAAGAGCTGGTGCAGCTCCGCGCAGCGAGCGTCCAGGCGCTGCTGCTCGCACGTGGTCAGCGCCGAGCGAAGCGTGGCCTCCGCCTTGGCGGGCTCGCTGGCGGCCCGCTGCGCCAGAGCGTGCTGTCGCTCCACGTCCATCAGGAACCAGGGATCGCCCTCCTCGCGCGCGGCGGACGCGTAGAGTTCCCACCGCGCCGGCAGTTGCTGGAGCAGCGGCAGAGCGCTCAGGAGAAGATCGTTCTCTCCGCTGGCCTGGAGCTGGCGGAGGAAGCCCTCGCCCTCGCTGGCCTCCAGCTTGCCCGCGACGAGCTGGGCGAAGGTGGCGGCCAGGGGCGCGCGCTTCGTGAAGTCCCGCTTCGCGATCCGCTCGAGAGAGGGCTCCAGCACGCGGGCGCCATAGTGGGCATCCAGCGCCTGGGCCACGGGCCGAAGCGCGAGCACCCGCTCCGCCGTGGGTGCGGATCCGACGGCGAGGTACAGCGAGCGGCGCGCCACGGGCGGTGCGTCTCGCACGGCGCTCTCGGGCATGGGCGTGCCCTGTTCGACCAGCGCCTTGCCCGCGTCCCTCGCGGCCTTCCACCGGTTGCGCCGCTCCAGCACCGGGTTCTCCAGCGCGACCTTGCGCTCGCGGGCCTCGTCGCTCCAACCCGCCTCGTTGAGCGCCACCACCTTGCCGAAGCTCTCCGCCGCCAGCAGGTCCAGCCCCAGCTCGCGCAGCACCAGGCCCCGGTTC contains:
- a CDS encoding zf-HC2 domain-containing protein, which gives rise to MSEQPDMGEEIHDLVHAFADGELEPAEADAFRVHLGTCEQCQAELNDILQLQALSGRLASTQTQASSASAPPAQELRPSQASRPAEEASSRAFRPAWSRRRRTALTLVLGGSLAAAFALAVLREPGPGAGKPEALALAPTRSLEARLSYGGASTWRPYNVKRSGTERALEMVPLEKLAKLEKAGDYHGMGASYLLRGEREQAAEFLTRAAASVDVDSDRAVLAFSKGSLNEALQLLEGVLEKAPNHAPALWNRGLVLRELGLDLLAAESFGKVVALNEAGWSDEARERKVALENPVLERRNRWKAARDAGKALVEQGTPMPESAVRDAPPVARRSLYLAVGSAPTAERVLALRPVAQALDAHYGARVLEPSLERIAKRDFTKRAPLAATFAQLVAGKLEASEGEGFLRQLQASGENDLLLSALPLLQQLPARWELYASAAREEGDPWFLMDVERQHALAQRAASEPAKAEATLRSALTTCEQQRLDARCAELHQLLAELYAAERRWPEAREHTQRALAWARQVNDVELESGLLRTLGQLAGLQGASALERAYLQEAQLRQPG
- a CDS encoding PAS domain-containing sensor histidine kinase, with the translated sequence MRALPGRPNPCVPPEEPRTCQGGLTVTPADGGEFKLLIEAMADPLVACDGEERIVHLTQSAERLLGWSREELRGQPFNRLVPTRLHTVDGRSLLRYLLDRRCSDGGCPILLPLQRREGEELMLEVTAGSARAGESERVVLSLRRIPEAPDFRRTALEQDTSIRLWQYGHAGEAHAPAVAERLYQVIVENAPLGIFHFDRTPIVTACNDYFVRIIGSSKRLILGLNLLTLRDERIMRCIRATLTGKHTRFEGEYHSITAKKVTPVRTLFAPCYDEHGEVSGGVGIIEDITWQRRMEQERATREAQVNTLLDTAPIGLAFLDMELRYVRINDVLARFNGHPPEAHLGRRPREVLGPPGALLEQRLQRVLESGVPIEKVELSSSADFGFPGPERFWASSLYPVRTPDGRVLGLGAVVEDITERRHAEEERTRLYREAQEAVRVRDDFLTIASHELKTPLTPLALRLAGLERRLDRGEQVDPSSLRHARQHLLRLTALINDLLDASRIESGRLALHPQPTRLDTLVEHVIHVTEGTHDAEHRIEFQPPAAPAQVLGDPYRLEQVIANLLENALKYSPDGGTIHVALEPRGELVLLTVRDPGIGIPPDQQERLFERYFRARNVSTHSYGGLGLGLYICRDIVERHGGSIWVESEVGRGSTFYVALPTLPATPVAPPHLPERHVH
- a CDS encoding endonuclease/exonuclease/phosphatase family protein, with the protein product MADTPLRIVSYNVRYFGHALRGLASTVGPKRRVSLAISSLEPLPDIVCLQEVETSSFRSSIAHRPQHAGETQLQAFMGRMEEIFGAQGREMPYDAFYFRAHHYKLGDFSLYTTGLAMLVNRRTLRVDRHNVEAPAQITYHHVQRLKERKQSRICAHMRLVRADNERAFHVFNTHLSLPTPFAREFWATKDKMGRGVNQLHEARTLVNLLHEHAQGEPFIVGGDFNSPPASPVFHYLCDEAHLTSAQVAVGQIDPSATRGFPTAGFMHMRMHLDHLFSNGGVRWLDMEETRPFGDLSSRFHGLSDHMPLIARFELAS
- a CDS encoding J domain-containing protein, which codes for MVHVLFFSDRQVRDKLFALVDGTRGPLLVTGVRHGPSMRPPEEREPFDTLEASFGHTLTQVLVADEGTVEGMWRDPLGDLGERLYPRSKQEAYAASSGFLLLEGGRPRAVLRKRGVPREDLWYLQEALSQLSSRIPAPDPARKPGPRRQAAPSGARAGPGDPTPPRGTRAQAEPPPPPPQPTGRDPWQVLGIAPGTPKEEAKRAFRALVTRYHPDKVAHMAPEFQELAERKTRELLEAWAELEKTLA